The following is a genomic window from Solanum lycopersicum chromosome 6, SLM_r2.1.
CGCTCTTCTTGCCAACTCTCACAAGAAGGGTGTAGCTAGTAGCACTAAATGACTGGATGGATGGAGCTGGACTTGTTCATATGCTTAGTAGATGCACTGTTTAGAGTCTTAAAGGTTCAACTTATTCGCCATGTATTGTTATTTTCCATCTGCAAAATACATTTCAACTGCTCTGTTTACTTTTCATGGTGATGGATTTGGTTGTGACAAAAAGGAAAATTTGTTAGCCTTCTTTACTTTGAGTTAGCTGCTAACTTGAAGTTTtgcttcttttctttctatatatgcttccccccccccccccccccccgtatATAAAGTATATCTTCGGTTGACGGAAAGAGAGTGCACATTCATTTGATCCTGACACCTTCTATATGCCAAAGTACCAGTGAAATAGCGCCTAATAATATGAATTGCCTCATGTTGATGTGAAATAGAAACTATGCGTGCTTGTTTAGCTGTTCATACCGATGTAAAGCCTAAAGAGGATGTATTTAGGTTGGGAGATGGTTTTGAGTTGCATAAATGGGTATCGCTTCGGGgttcaatccattctcatggaATATGAGGTTGTGTTTGTTATGATTCATCGTTAACCTACCAATATAGGGgttatattatttgtttgtgGCTGGAGTGAATGAGGTTACCTTGGTATGAAGAGGATGATGTGATTTTCTCTTCCACTTTGGCATTTATAGAATtgaaattattagtattaattgttttataattAGAAGACTCAATTATCTTATGATTTGATAGTGGAATGGCCTATGCTATGTTGCatggactcttcacttttgatgctACACTCGTGttagattctccaaaaatacactacttttagAGAATCCGACACGCACCTgcatttttgaagagttgaGCAACATAGCCCCTATGTTAGTAGATAAAATTGTAGGGTCAGTAGGGTTCATATATGAATTACATACATACTATAATATTTCAGGCAGTTTTTGTTCTATCTTATGTATAGTAGGGGTCTCGGAGGTTCCAGCAAGGACAAGATAGGTTTAGTAGGGTCTGAGTAGGCTTTTGGCCCGGCGCCATTAGAGATAAAAGATCaaaagagtttttttaaaataatgatgtCATTCTGGTGTTATCATCACTGTGCAAGGTCTTGTTCTGAGGTTTTGGAGAATCAGTAGTAGTAGTTTCGTCAATCTGGGGTTTGTTTGCCTATATATGTTAAGATTTTAGTTTCTAATAACTTACATATGGTAGCATGAAAAAGTTTGACGTTTATATCTCCAATTTTGTGAGAGCTGAAATTTGTTTCCGATTTATGGTTTCTCCTTCTGTTCTTGTTGGTAAATTGACTGTCCTTCAGATTCTGCATTTCTTGTTGGTCCATCGAATTGAAGTTGTGTGTAGTTTGAATTTGCTCTGGCTTTTTGGTCTCTATATGTCCAACTCTAACAGGGGCAAGGTAGAGTATGTCTGGCCATTCATAAATTATCTCTTGTGCATGCATACCTACCAGTTAGTGTTGCTCAAGTGTATACATAAATTTTGACAAGTCTTCCTAGTTGGTAGTTGGGTAATGTAGTCTTGTGTGTTTTCATTAGCTacaaagataataaattatataaactcaTTGATGAGTATGTATTCTGTTGCTCGCATAACatgtattattatatgatttccACAAAACAAGATGGCTCGTTTTTAGATATTCATGGCTTGTGAATTTTGGATTCTGGCTATCCTATGATTAGACAGGCAGCATATTTGTATCCATCCAGGTTCTTACTTTTTGTGGCATTTTTTCTGTCTGGGTTAGAATTTCGTATGATCGTTTTTCCCATAATCTTGTTTGATCAAGACTCATTTTGAATACAATACATCTTAAGTAAGAAAAGaacattttatacataaaacaaaaacgtacactattttattttaaaattgaaatacttCTTCATCTCCAATACTAATTGAAAAGCAATTGTAACCTTTTAGTTTACAAAGATATAATGCAAATTATGCAGCACTAAGGTATTTAGATTAACAGTTATGGTGAAGAGAAACCTAACAACTACTTgtacaaaaacataattatgTAACAAATAATACATTAACGAGTTTGATGTATTATTCCAAAATTGTTTGAATGGGAGTCTATCACGAGTTTACAAAATTTGCCACTAATATTTGACCAAAAGTTATAtgcataatttatgtattagttCAAAAATACATTGTATTCAAAGGCAAACGAAATATATATTAGCTACAAATTACAATATCCCCCAATTACAAATCACTTTGTCAATAACTAACAGTCACTTGTATGTATATGTCTTTGTaactccatatatatatatatatattctaataataaaataaaacttttttagtttcagttttgatTGATTCTAACGAAAAAGGAAATACTACTAGTAGTTATTATTAGGACAAAAATggaatttcattaatttatactaatatattAACCATGATTTTTGACAAAAGTCAATTCGATGAGCATTGATTTGGTACCTATTAAAATTAGTATATGAAATCTGTAGATCTGCAATAAAGTTTGAGTTTTTGAGTCTTCTCCCCCACATCAAATTCATGGAAATAGTAGCCAAGTTGCAGAAACAGTTCATGGACTTCATTTCAGCTTTGTACCGTGAGGTGGGttggttttcttttttctttttactatattaGGGAATTTTTCTGATAtgagttttcttttgtcttttgaAAAGAGATTCTTGGATGATCAGTTTCTTCAGCTTCAGAATTTGCAAGATGAGAGCAACCCAGACTTTGTTCGTGAAGTAGTTTCACTTTTCTTTGTAGATTCAGAAAACCTTATCAACAATCTGACAGCAGCTCTGTGAGAAATAAACTCTTTTTATTGTTTACCTTTAACAGAAATATTGGatcattagtttattatttggTCAATTGTAGTCAACAACAGGTTGTAGATTTTAAGCAAGTTGATTCCCATGTCCACCAGTTCAAGGGTAGCAGTTCCAGGTATCCAATTTTCCTTTTCTGCCATACATTTTTAGGTTTTTGTCATTGACTAAACTACTTTAATTGATGCTTGAAGTTGTATCTTTTTGGTAGACAAGTGATACATCCTGAGTGAATTTTATTGTGATCAAAGATTTAGCCGAATTTAGGTTATTGAATGGAAGTCTTTTAGGAGTTAGTAGTATCCCCATTAATCAGAATCTCTGTTATATTTTGCAGCATAGGTGCACAAAGAGTAAAGAATGCTTGTGTGGCTTTTAAAACCTTCTGCGAAGGGAAGAACATTGAAGGGTGGGTATAGCTTGattcttttacaatttttgcctttatctatctatctatctatttgtATTATAAGGGTTTGGGTTTTTAGAAGATTTACATAAAAAGATTTGACTTTGTAGACATTAAGAAGACATGTTGGAAATTTTGTTTTCTACCATGTAAATCATAAGTCATTGGTTTTTTTTTTGCGTATAGTGATAAAGTGGTTAATTGGTATCAATGCGTAGAAAGATGATATTAGATTTACATACAGACAACATAAAGTGGTTAATTGGTATCAATGCGTAGAAAGATGATATTAGATTTACATACAGACAACATCCAAGGGTGTGTCCTTCTGGTCAATGAAGTGGGCTAAGAACCACGAGATCTCGGGTTAAAATCCCAGTAGAGACAAAAACACTAGGTGTTCTCTTCCCACCCTAGACTTGAGAACCATAAGGTCTCGAGTGGCAGGCATCccgtggaattagtcgaggAACACGCAAGTTGGTCTGGACAcaagattataaaaaaaaaattaagatttacCTATGATCATGTGGTATATTCTTGGTCGCACACAAAATACATCTATAGGGCATTTTCTAAATCTGACATTATTTGATGCTAATATGGCTTTTCATTTACGAAGGTACATGTCTAGAACCTTccaatttatcttttttcagaCATTTCTACTACATTATAATTGCAGTACCAATGTTGTCGTGTCTTGGTGGCCCCACCTCAAGCATCCTGATCTCTGTGTGTTTCTGGCTCTCTTTTGGGACATTATTTACATAGTTCCAGTAACTAAACAAAACGAATCACGCCTTCTTGGAGTTCTATGTATACAGTCACTGCAGAATAAAGAACAGAGGGATTTGAGCAGAGATGTTTCTGgttggtaaaaaaataaaattggagtGTAACATGCCACTCCATTCTTGTTCAACTCTTATGCTTGAAATTATCAGATCACAACAATAGACCAGCTTCACTACTGAGTCTCTAAATCTTCGCAAAATTATTGTTGCCCCTTAGGAGGACACCAGTATGAACTGCCTCTGTGCAGAGATCTTTTCAAGTACCATCTGCTCTTTTTTCTGCCTCAAATCTGCTTAAGTCTAAGTATTCTCTTTCTTCACAGTTTGAACATGAAAGGCCAATTTAATTGAAGCATCTATTAGTAAAATCTGGTTCATTTTGTTAAAGACCTCATTTAAGAGCTAGAAAAGGTATGCCCTAACACTTAAAGATGACGTGGATTACCATACCTGCTGGCATATGGTGGAGTATTTGGAAGGATATGAATAGAAGACGTTTTGGACACAAGACCTCAATCTTGGTGGAGTATCTACACATACCGTAtttctccaaaaaaataaaataaaaaaatctagcATTTCTAGTTATGttatagtattatattggaTGAACTATTGTTCTTTTATACTTGCCATTCtcagccaaaaaaaaaagtaaattggAGAAACTATTGAATATACATGTATCAACTGTTGTGTAAATACATACGGAAGTAACATCAGTCAGCTAGTAAGACCATATAGCTGTGGCGTGGGTATCTAGAATAGTAACAGGTATTACTTTTTGATTACTTTCCTCGTAGGAACTTTCAAACTCTAATTATCATTTTTGATTACTTTTATGTTATCTCAAAAAAGCTAAAgcctttaatttattaattgcTTTCAAACATGGAATATATAATCGGAAAATGGTAGTAAGAAACAACGAGACCCATATTGTAACCTTGGTTAATTTGGGATTCAAGCCTTGATGCTGTCTTGTTATTGTGTGGTGCATCTAAGTTTGATTTTTTGAGGCTCTACTCTTATTTAtctttgtaaattatttttatttccttgtGCAGGTGTGTGCAATGTCTGCAGCAGGTGAAACATGAATATTTTCTTGTGAAGAACAAACTTGAAACCTTGATGATGGTAAGTACTCTTCTACAAATGTTTGGGATTTCCAGGTCTCAGTACCATACTGTTGAAGAAAATGCTATTTAGTACATGAT
Proteins encoded in this region:
- the LOC101249559 gene encoding histidine-containing phosphotransfer protein 1 isoform X2 codes for the protein MEIVAKLQKQFMDFISALYRERFLDDQFLQLQNLQDESNPDFVREVVSLFFVDSENLINNLTAALQQQVVDFKQVDSHVHQFKGSSSSIGAQRVKNACVAFKTFCEGKNIEGCVQCLQQVKHEYFLVKNKLETLMMLEKQILAAGGRIPDLS